One genomic segment of Zymoseptoria tritici IPO323 chromosome 5, whole genome shotgun sequence includes these proteins:
- the MgTpk3 gene encoding uncharacterized protein (Protein Kinase A catalytic subunit) produces the protein MSWKLTKKLKETHLGAPFSNTFSRSSSQSAINNNTPADASKTASTNPTSATSSAASTTSNASDPQGIAASEQLATATATPAKPGILILTLHEGKGFSLPPGAEQAFARPGHGSSMSAGSFSSSYMGSGNSARPGSSSVNQGSFRPMSSSGGGINNMPSTHGRYSSKYLPYALVDFDKQQVFVNSVSGTPENPLWAGESTQYKFDVSRSTELNISLYIRNPTAPPNAGRQQDIFIGTCRVKPTFDEDVPQSAEAPDAKKDKKEKGMPPPQANNGLGIQWNEIQYGSGSIKLGVKFVENTQRSLKVEDFELLKVVGKGSFGKVMQVMKKDTSRIYALKTIRKQHIISRSEVAHTLAERSVLAQINNPFIAPLKFSFQSPDKLYLVLAFVNGGELFYHLQKEQRFDINRSRFYAAELLCALECLHGFGVIYRDLKPENILVDYVGHIALCDFGLCKLDMKDEDKTNTFCGTPEYLAPELLHGQGYTKAVDWWTLGVLLYEMLTGLPPFYDENTNEMYRKILSEPLHFPGPEVVPPAARDLLTKLLDRDATRRLGTNGAAEIKAHPFFHSIDWRKLLDRKYEPSFKPSVVDERDTANFDKEFTSEAPADSYVEGPVLSQTMQQQFQGWSYNRPVEGLGDAGGSIVQGSGFDQQR, from the exons ATGTCGTGGAAACTCACCAAGA AACTCAAGGAGACTCACCTTGGAGCGCCCTTTAGCAATACCTTCTCGCGCAGCTCCTCACAATccgccatcaacaacaacacaccAGCCGACGCATCGAAGACCGCCTCCACGAACCCTACATctgccacctcctccgccgcctcgacCACATCCAATGCCTCCGACCCGCAAGGCATCGCTGCTTCCGAGCAATTGGCCACGGCCACCGCTACACCTGCGAAACCCGGCATTCTCATCCTCACCCTACATGAAGGCAAAGGCTTCAGCCTCCCGCCAGGCGCGGAGCAGGCATTTGCGAGACCGGGACATGGCAGCAGCATGAGCGCAGGATCATTTTCGAGCAGTTACATGGGCAGTGGAAACAGTGCACGACCAGGATCAAGCAGTGTGAATCAAGGATCATTCCGACCGATGTCCTCCAGCGGTGGTGGAATCAACAACATGCCTTCTACTCACGGCCGATACAGCAGCAAATACCTCCCATACGCTCTTGTGGATTTTGACAAGCAGCAAGTCTTTGTCAACTCCGTCTCCGGCACACCTGAGAACCCTCTGTGGGCGGGAGAGAGCACACAGTACAAGTTTGATGTCAGCAGGTCGACGGAACTCAACATTTCACTCTACATCCGCAATCCTACCGCTCCTCCAAATGCTGGTCGCCAGCAGGACATCTTCATCGGTACTTGTCGAGTCAAGCCCACGTTTGACGAAGATGTGCCGCAGTCGGCTGAAGCTCCGGACGcaaagaaggacaagaaggagaagggcaTGCCACCACCGCAAGCGAATAATGGGCTGGGAATCCAGTGGAATGAGATCCAATACGGCTCAGGGTCGATCAAGCTGGGTGTAAAGTTTGTGGAGAACACCCAGCGATCACTCAAGGTGGAGGACTTTGAGCTGTTGAAGGTCGTGGGCAAAGGCAGCTTCGGCAAGGTCATGCAAGTGATGAAGAAGGACACCTCCCGGATTTACGCTTTGAAGACGATTCGCAAGCAGCACATCATCTCGAGGTCGGAGGTCGCACATACTCTCGCTGAGAGATCCGTCTTG GCACAAATCAACAACCCCTTCATCGCCCCTCTCAAATTCTCCTTCCAATCCCCCGACAAACTCtacctcgtcctcgcctttGTCAACGGCGGCGAACTCTTCTACCACCTCCAAAAAGAACAACGCTTCGACATCAACCGCTCCCGCTTCTACGCCGCCGAACTCCTCTGCGCATTGGAATGTCTCCACGGCTTCGGCGTCATCTACCGCGATCTTAAACCCGAAAACATCCTCGTCGATTACGTCGGTCACATTGCGCTGTGTGATTTCGGTCTGTGCAAGCTGGACATGAAGGATGAGGATAAGACGAATACGTTCTGCGGGACTCCCGAATACCTCGCTCCGGAGTTGCTGCATGGTCAGGGATACACCAAGGCTGTGGACTGGTGGACACTGGGTGTGTTGCTGTATGAAATGTTGACGGGCCTCCCGCCATTCTACGACGAGAACACGAATGAGATGTACCGCAAAATCTTGTCCGAACCTCTCCACTTCCCCGGTCCGGAAGTCGTGCCTCCTGCAGCCAGAGATCTCCTCACCAAACTCCTCGACCGCGACGCAACCCGCCGACTCGGCACCAACGGCGCGGCGGAAATCAAA GCCCACCCTTTCTTCCACTCCATCGACTGGCGCAAACTTCTCGACCGGAAATACGAACCCTCTTTCAAACCTTCCGTGGTGGATGAGAGGGACACGGCGAATTTCGACAAGGAATTCACGTCAGAGGCGCCGGCGGATTCGTATGTCGAGGGGCCGGTTTTGAGTCAGACGATGCAGCAGCAGTTTCAGGGGTGGAGTTATAATCGGCCTGTGGAGGGGTTGGGGGATGCGGGGGGGAGTATTGTGCAGGGGAGTGGGTTTGATCAGCAGAGATGA
- the PGI gene encoding glucose-6-phosphate isomerase (phosphohexose isomerase; phosphohexomutase; oxoisomerase; hexosephosphate isomerase; phosphosaccharomutase; phosphoglucoisomerase; phosphohexoisomerase; phosphoglucose isomerase; glucose phosphate isomerase; hexose phosphate isomerase; D-glucose-6-phosphate ketol-isomerase; GO:0005829:cytosol GO:0005737:cytoplasm) — protein MPGFTQANELPAWKSLMEHHDKLGRGMVLKAEFEKDPNRFNKYSRTFHNEADGSDLLFDFSKNFLADDTLPLLVKLAEEAKVEELRDDMFKGEKINFTEGRAVYHVALRNVKNEPMQVDGKSVIEDVNSVLDHMKEFSEQVRSGEWKGYTGKAINTIVNVGIGGSDLGPVMVTEALKPYGKQGMKLHFVSNIDGTHMAEALKDSDPETTLFLVASKTFTTAETVTNANTAKNWFLKSGSQSDIAKHFVALSTNTSEVEKFGIDSKNMFGFSDWVGGRYSVWSAIGLSVAIYIGFDNFKEFLAGANAMDHHFRTAPLDQNIPVIGGLLSVWYSDFFGAQTHLVAPFDQYMHRFPAYLQQLSMESNGKAITRSGDYVKYTTGAILFGEPCTNAQHSFFQLLHQGTKLIPTDFILAAKSHNPIENNKHQHMLASNYFAQAEALMIGKTPDTVKDEGAATELVPHKVFLGNRPTTSILAEKITPGTLGALIAYYEHVTFTEGAIWNINSFDQWGVELGKALAKSIQAELDAPGQSSEKHDSSTSGLINAFKKMGGIP, from the exons atGCCAGGCTTCACTCAAGCCAACGAGCTTCCAGCAT GGAAGTCCCTCATGGAGCACCACGACAAACTCGGCCGTGGAATGGTCCTCAAGGCGGAATTCGAAAAGGACCCCAACCGCTTCAACAAATACTCCCGCACCTTCCACAACGAAGCCGACGGCAGCGATCTTCTCTTCGATTTCAGCAAAAACTTCCTCGCCGATGATACCCTCCCTCTGCTGGTCAAGCTTGCTGAGGAAGCCAAGGTGGAAGAGCTGCGCGACGACATGTTCAAGGGCGAGAAGATCAACTTTACAGAAGGTCGTGCCGTCTACCACGTCGCACTCCGCAATGTCAAGAACGAGCCAATGCAGGTCGACGGAAAGAGCGTGATCGAGGATGTCAACAGTGTGCTGGACCATATGAAGGAGTTTTCCGAGCAGGTTCGCAGTGGTGAGTGGAAGGGTTACACTGGAAAGGCAATCAACACCATTGTCAATGTTGGAATTGGAGGTTCCGACTTGGGTCCCGTCATGGTCACCGAGGCGTTGAAGCCGTATGGAAAGCAGGGCATGAAGCTCCACTTCGTCAGCAACATCGACGGCACTCACATGGCCGAAGCTCTCAAGGACAGCGATCCTGAAACCACCCTCTTTCTGGTCGCATCAAAGACTTTCACCACCGCCGAAACCGTCACAAACGCCAACACCGCAAAGAACTGGTTCCTCAAGTCTGGCAGCCAGAGCGATATTGCCAAGCACTTTGTCGCCTTGTCCACCAACACATCAGAGGTGGAGAAGTTTGGTATTGACAGCAAGAACATGTTTGGCTTCAGCGACTGGGTTGGTGGAAGATACTCTGTCTGGTCTGCGATCGGTCTCTCCGTGGCCATCTACATCGGCTTCGACAATTTCAAGGAGTTCCTTGCCGGTGCCAACGCCATGGACCACCACTTCCGAACCGCCCCTCTCGACCAGAACATCCCTGTGATCGGCGGTCTCCTCAGCGTGTGGTActccgacttcttcggcgcGCAGACCCATCTCGTCGCACC CTTCGACCAATACATGCACCGCTTCCCCGCCTACCTCCAACAACTCTCCATGGAATCCAATGGCAAGGCTATCACCCGCAGCGGAGACTATGTCAAGTACACCACCGGCGCCATCCTCTTCGGAGAACCCTGCACCAACGCCCAACACTCCTTcttccaactcctccaccaagGCACAAAACTCATTCCCACCGacttcatcctcgccgcaAAATCCCACAACCCGATTGAAAACAACAAACATCAACACATGCTGGCTTCCAATTACTTCGCTCAAGCGGAGGCCTTGATGATCGGCAAGACCCCCGACACGGTGAAAGATGAAGGCGCCGCTACCGAGTTGGTTCCACACAAAGTCTTCCTCGGCAACCGCCCAACCACCAGCATCCTCGCGGAGAAAATCACCCCCGGTACCCTCGGCGCGTTGATCGCCTACTACGAACACGTTACCTTCACCGAAGGCGCCATCTGGAATATCAACTCTTTCGATCAGTGGGGTGTTGAGCTCGGCAAGGCGCTGGCGAAGAGTATCCAGGCTGAACTCGATGCTCCCGGTCAGAGCAGTGAGAAGCACGACTCCAGCACGAGTGGGTTGATTAATGCGTTCAAGAAGATGGGTGGGATCCCATGA
- the HXA2401 gene encoding histone acetyltransferase complex subunit (Putative homolog to Saccharomyces cerevisiae ADA2, a transcriptional adaptor protein that is part of the histone acetyltransferase complex ADA/SAGA complexes) yields the protein GGVKYICNVCSNDITATVRIRCASKSCPDYDLCVTCFAQGQSNLHHDPKSHPYQVIEPHSIPIFDEGWGADEELLLLEGAEQYGLGSFADIADHIGGYREKDEVRDHYVQTYIQSRNFPLPERASPKDVSLSEEVPREEFQQRKKRRIEERKQAIADSAQTAPTIAKPTSSVPSCHEVAGYMPGRLEFETEYFNEAEEAVQHMQFSPEEGLNPATGSFDPETDLKMVVMTVYNDRLTQRTDRKRVIFNHNLLDYRKNLAIDKKRTKEQRDLHTKLKPFARIMSHPDFISFSTDIESEQNLRQAISQLQEWRRMRISTLTGGEKYELEKSARTARNAPLPGQFDRLTNSIRPKPNSSHPNAQPEVAEDVLKYTTDTALPVRLYPSPPAHPVPPPTSPSTRTSLQPIPTITPLHWDEESAPDWQLLMPEERDLCSKIRLHPKAYFVIKDNILRVAMQNEGKLKKKNVREISRIDTTKGGRVFEFFVEMGWLGNA from the coding sequence ggcggcgtcaaATACATCTGCAACGTCTGCAGCAACGACATCACCGCGACGGTCCGCATCCGCTGCGCCTCGAAATCATGTCCTGACTACGACCTCTGCGTCACATGTTTCGCGCAGGGCCAGTCCAACCTCCACCACGATCCGAAGTCGCACCCTTACCAGGTCATCGAGCCGCATAGCATACCCATCTTTGACGAGGGCTGGGGCGCGGATGaagagttgttgttgttggagggTGCGGAGCAGTATGGACTGGGCAGCTTTGCGGATATCGCGGATCATATTGGTGGGTATAGGGAAAAGGATGAGGTGAGAGATCATTATGTGCAGACGTATATCCAGTCGAGGAATTTTCCCTTGCCAGAACGGGCGAGTCCGAAGGATGTCAGTTTGAGTGAGGAGGTCCCGAGGGAGGAATTTCagcagaggaagaagaggaggattgaGGAGAGGAAGCAGGCGATTGCGGATAGTGCGCAGACGGCACCGACGATTGCGAAACCGACGAGTTCGGTGCCATCTTGCCACGAGGTGGCGGGATACATGCCGGGACGATTGGAGTTCGAGACGGAATACTTCAacgaagcggaggaagcggtgCAGCATATGCAGTTCTCCCCCGAAGAGGGTCTCAACCCTGCGACCGGCTCTTTCGACCCGGAAACCGACCTCAAAATGGTCGTCATGACAGTCTACAACGACCGCCTCACTCAACGCACCGACCGAAAACGAGTAATCTTCAACCACAACCTCCTCGACTACCGCAAAAACCTCGCCATCGACAAAAAACGCACCAAAGAACAACGCGACCTGCACACCAAACTCAAACCCTTCGCCCGCATCATGTCCCACCCggacttcatctccttctccaccgacATCGAAAGCGAACAAAACCTCCGCCAAGCCATTTCCCAACTCCAAGAATGGCGCCGCATGCGCATCTCAACCCTCACAGGAGGGGAAAAATACGAACTCGAAAAATCCGCCCGCACCGCCCGCAACGCCCCTCTACCGGGACAATTCGACCGTCTCACCAACTCCATCCGTCCGAAACCGAATTCCTCCCATCCTAATGCCCAGCCGGAAGTCGCCGAAGACGTCCTAAAATACACAACCGACACCGCCCTGCCCGTCCGTCTCTacccctcccctcccgctCACCCTGTCCCTCCCCCAACCTCCCCCTCAACCCGGACCTCCCTCCAACCAATCCCCACCATCACCCCCCTCCACTGGGACGAAGAGTCCGCCCCCGACTGGCAACTCCTCATGCCGGAAGAACGAGATCTGTGCTCGAAAATCCGACTCCACCCGAAAGCGTACTTTGTCATCAAAGATAATATTTTAAGGGTGGCGATGCAGAATGAAGGGAaattgaagaagaagaatgtcCGGGAGATCAGCAGGATTGATACGACCAAGGGGGGGAGGGTGTTTGAGTTTTTTGTGGAGATGGGGTGGTTGGGGAATGCG